Proteins encoded by one window of Glycine soja cultivar W05 chromosome 15, ASM419377v2, whole genome shotgun sequence:
- the LOC114387063 gene encoding type I inositol polyphosphate 5-phosphatase 10-like, with protein sequence MDIEFEDRQEETVSDMIPSNQHRKKQSFLWKVLAMRERNGRTMERGSNASLDPLSDSSFDNRGSEPSMSSSEAIQNFRVFAATWNVGGQCPTGNLDLNDFLQVRNEPDMYVLGFQEIVPLNAGNVLVLEDNEPAAKWLALINQSLNGSSDLASKGLKLTASFGGPLFSQKPSLKKIKKTFKKLNGKRLKSCNCVLEMERKAAKDFCFRCQESNFNSDDSSTEEEDENFTIPVALATSQMKYSLVACKQMVGIFVSVWMRRELVQYVGHLRICCTSRGIMGCLGNKGCISVSMSFYQTSFCFICSHLASGEKEGDELRRNLDVIEILKNTQFPRICKTPHSRMPDKILDHDRIIWFGDLNYRISLSHDDAKRLVEKRDWPALFNKDQLKMEREAGRVFKGWKEGKIYFAPTYKYAFNSDTYYVEGVKVSKNKRRTPAWCDRILWHGRGIQQLLYVRREFKFSDHRPVCATFNVEVEVMFRGQKKKVSTCNFQNIDDLVSTRSPYFS encoded by the exons ATGGACATCGAATTTGAGGATAGACAAGAAGAAACAGTTTCAGATATGATACCAAGCAATCAGCATAGGAAAAAACAg TCGTTTCTATGGAAAGTTTTGGCCATGAGAGAAAGAAATGGAAGGACAATGGAGAGAGGCTCAAATGCTTCCCTTG ATCCACTTTCTGATTCATCCTTTGACAATCGAGGCTCAGAACCTTCTATGTCTTCTAGTGaagcaattcaaaatttcag AGTTTTTGCAGCAACATGGAATGTAGGAGGGCAATGCCCCACTGGAAACCTTGATCTGAATGATTTTCTTCAAGTTCGAAACGAACCAGATATGTATGTTTTGGG CTTTCAGGAAATTGTCCCTTTAAATGCTGGAAATGTGCTGGTATTAGAGGATAATGAGCCTGCTGCAAAATGGCTTGCTTTAATCAACCAATCACTCAATGGTTCTTCAGATTTGGCTTCTAAGGGACTAAAACTGACTGCATCTTTTGGAGGCCCATTGTTCTCGCAAAAGCCTTCTTTGAAGAAGATTAAGAAAACTTTCAAGAAACTAAATGGAAAGAGGCTAAAAAGTTGTAACTGTGTTCTTGAAATGGAAAGGAAGGCTGCTAAGGATTTCTGTTTTCGCTGCCAAGAATCAAACTTCAATTCAGATGATTCTTCCACAGAAGAGGAGGATGAGAATTTCACAATTCCTGTTGCATTGGCAACTAGTCAGATGAAATACAGTCTTGTTGCATGTAAGCAAATGGTTGGAATTTTTGTAAGTGTCTGGATGAGGAGGGAACTTGTTCAGTATGTAGGCCATTTGAGAATATGCTGTACTAGCCGCGGGATCATGGGTTGCCTTGGGAACAAG GGGTGTATATCAGTGAGCATGTCATTTTATCAGACAAGTTTTTGCTTTATCTGTAGTCATTTGGCATCTGGAGAGAAAGAGGGTGACGAGCTTCGTAGAAACCTTGATGTCATAGAGATTCTGAAGAACACTCAATTCCCAAGGATTTGCAAGACACCACATAGTAGGATGCCTGACAAAATTTTAGATCACGA CCGAATCATATGGTTTGGGGACTTGAATTACAGAATTTCTTTGAGCCATGATGATGCAAAAAGGCTTGTGGAAAAGAGGGACTGGCCAGCTCTTTTTAACAAGGATCAG CTTAAAATGGAAAGGGAAGCAGGTCGTGTATTCAAGGGGTGGAAAGAGGGAAAGATCTACTTTGCACCTACTTATAAATATGCCTTCAACTCAGACACTTACTATGTTGAAGGTGTAAAAGTTTCAAAGAACAAAAGGAGAACTCCAGCTTG GTGCGATAGAATCTTGTGGCATGGAAGGGGAATACAACAACTTTTGTACGTCCGTAGAGAATTTAAGTTCTCTGACCATCGACCTGTTTGTGCAACATTTAATGTAGAAGTTGAGGTTATGTTCAGGGGACAGAAGAAGAAAGTTTCAACTTGCAACTTTCAGAACATTGATGATCTTGTATCCACAAGAAGTccatatttttcttga